A portion of the Burkholderia pseudomultivorans genome contains these proteins:
- a CDS encoding SulP family inorganic anion transporter, producing MKLNERLSTLPRDIVAGIVVFLVALPLCLGIANASGVEPFAGLVSGIVGGIVVALLSGSSLSVSGPAAGLVVIVVEGIAQLGSFSAFLLAVLLSGVLQFGFGMLRAGRFAAYVPSPVIKGMLAAIGLLLIVKQIPFAFGIGGAAAQTFSSWPGLPTAWAATAIALASLALLIAWDTPALRRFALVRAVPAPLAVVVLGIGATLVLGIVAPSVAPGAAHRVTLPELESFAAFAASLKHAELGRNFAQLVNPDVWRVAITLAVVASLETLLSLEAVEQIDPKRRPTQPDRELKAQGVGNLVAGAVGGLPITSVIVRSSVNVHAGAQSRLSAIVHGVLLLASVFALTGLINLIPLASLAAILIHTGFKLAKPALFRAVMKQGPAAFVPFAATIAGVLAVDLLFGIALGLACSVLSVAVANLKSPVTLAQHDDHFLLSFRKDVSFLGKVQVKHHLRHIPDRAAVIIDATRADYIDHDVLELLDAFVADAPRRGIAVEFRRPSPPPRAAARRWLFRAPAAE from the coding sequence ATGAAACTCAACGAGCGTCTGTCCACCCTGCCGCGCGACATCGTCGCCGGCATCGTCGTGTTCCTCGTCGCGCTGCCGCTCTGTCTCGGCATCGCCAATGCCTCCGGCGTCGAACCGTTCGCCGGGCTCGTGTCCGGCATCGTCGGCGGGATCGTCGTCGCACTGCTGAGCGGCTCGTCGCTGTCGGTCAGCGGGCCCGCCGCCGGTCTCGTCGTGATCGTCGTCGAAGGCATCGCGCAACTCGGCAGCTTCTCCGCGTTCCTGCTCGCGGTGCTGCTGTCCGGCGTGCTGCAGTTCGGCTTCGGCATGCTGCGCGCGGGCCGCTTCGCGGCCTACGTGCCGTCGCCCGTGATCAAGGGCATGCTCGCGGCGATCGGCCTGCTGCTGATCGTCAAGCAGATTCCGTTCGCGTTCGGCATCGGCGGCGCGGCCGCGCAAACGTTTTCGTCGTGGCCGGGCCTGCCGACCGCCTGGGCCGCGACGGCCATCGCGCTGGCATCGCTCGCGCTGCTGATCGCATGGGACACGCCCGCGCTGCGCCGCTTCGCGCTGGTGCGCGCGGTGCCCGCGCCGCTTGCGGTCGTGGTGCTCGGCATCGGCGCCACGCTGGTGCTCGGCATCGTCGCGCCGTCGGTCGCGCCGGGCGCCGCCCATCGCGTCACGCTGCCCGAACTCGAATCGTTCGCGGCCTTCGCGGCATCGCTCAAGCATGCGGAGCTCGGGCGGAACTTCGCGCAGCTCGTCAATCCGGACGTCTGGCGCGTCGCGATCACGCTCGCGGTCGTCGCGAGCCTCGAGACGCTGCTGAGCCTCGAGGCGGTCGAGCAGATCGATCCGAAGCGCCGGCCGACGCAACCCGACCGCGAACTGAAGGCGCAGGGCGTCGGCAATCTCGTCGCGGGTGCGGTGGGCGGGCTGCCGATCACGTCGGTGATCGTGCGCAGTTCGGTCAACGTCCATGCGGGCGCGCAGAGCCGGCTCTCGGCGATCGTCCACGGGGTGCTGCTGCTCGCCAGCGTGTTCGCGCTGACCGGCCTGATCAACCTGATTCCGCTCGCGAGCCTCGCCGCGATCCTGATCCACACCGGCTTCAAGCTCGCGAAGCCGGCGCTGTTCCGCGCGGTGATGAAGCAAGGGCCGGCCGCGTTCGTGCCGTTCGCGGCGACGATCGCCGGTGTGCTCGCGGTCGACCTGCTGTTCGGCATCGCGCTCGGCCTCGCCTGCAGTGTGCTGTCGGTCGCCGTCGCGAACCTGAAGAGCCCGGTCACGCTCGCGCAGCACGACGATCACTTCCTGCTGTCGTTCCGCAAGGACGTGTCGTTCCTCGGCAAGGTGCAGGTCAAGCATCATCTGCGGCACATTCCGGATCGCGCGGCGGTGATCATCGATGCGACGCGCGCCGACTACATCGACCACGACGTGCTGGAGCTGCTCGACGCGTTCGTCGCCGATGCGCCGCGCCGCGGGATCGCCGTCGAGTTTCGCCGGCCGAGCCCGCCGCCGCGCGCGGCCGCGCGCCGCTGGCTGTTCCGCGCGCCGGCCGCCGAATGA
- a CDS encoding 2-isopropylmalate synthase, translated as MTDKLIIFDTTLRDGEQSPGASMTKEEKIRIAKNLERMKVDVIEAGFAASSNGDFDAIHTIAGLVKDSTICSLARANDKDIQRAADALKPANSFRIHTFIATSPLHMEKKLRMTPEQVYEQARLAVRFARKFTDNVEFSPEDGSRSDMDFLCRVLEGVIAEGATTINITDTVGYGVPEMYGNLVKTLRERIPNSDKAIFSVHCHNDLGMAVANSLAGVMIGGARQVECTINGLGERAGNTSLEEIVMAVKTRKDYFGLDVGIDTTQIVPTSKLVSQITGFVVQPNKAVVGANAFAHASGIHQDGVLKARDTYEIMRAEDVGWTANKIVLGKLSGRNAFKQRLQELGVSLDSEAELNAAFMRFKDLADRKSEIFDEDIIAIVSEESALAQEQEHYKFVSLSQHSETGEQPHAKVVFAVEGKEVTGEARGNGPVDATLNAIESEVGSGSELLLYSVNAITTGTQAQGEVTVRLSKSGRIVNGVGTDPDIVAASAKAYIAALNKLHSKDDKLNPQRS; from the coding sequence ATGACAGACAAGCTGATCATTTTCGATACGACGTTGCGTGACGGCGAACAATCGCCCGGCGCGTCGATGACGAAGGAAGAGAAAATCCGCATCGCGAAGAACCTCGAGCGGATGAAGGTCGACGTGATCGAGGCCGGCTTCGCGGCCAGCTCGAACGGCGACTTCGACGCGATCCACACGATCGCCGGTCTCGTGAAGGACAGCACGATCTGTTCGCTGGCGCGGGCCAACGACAAGGACATCCAGCGCGCGGCCGACGCACTGAAGCCGGCGAACAGCTTCCGGATCCACACGTTCATCGCGACCTCGCCGCTGCACATGGAAAAGAAGCTGCGGATGACGCCCGAGCAGGTGTACGAGCAGGCGCGTCTCGCGGTGCGCTTCGCGCGCAAGTTCACCGACAATGTCGAATTCTCGCCGGAAGACGGCAGCCGCTCCGACATGGACTTCCTGTGCCGCGTGCTGGAAGGCGTGATCGCCGAAGGCGCGACGACGATCAACATCACCGACACGGTCGGCTACGGCGTGCCGGAAATGTACGGCAACCTCGTGAAGACGCTGCGCGAACGCATTCCGAACTCGGACAAGGCGATCTTCTCGGTGCACTGCCACAACGACCTCGGGATGGCCGTCGCGAACTCGCTGGCCGGCGTGATGATCGGCGGCGCGCGTCAGGTCGAGTGCACGATCAACGGTCTCGGCGAGCGCGCGGGCAACACCTCGCTCGAGGAAATCGTGATGGCGGTGAAGACGCGCAAGGACTACTTCGGTCTCGACGTCGGCATCGACACGACGCAGATCGTGCCGACCTCGAAGCTCGTGTCGCAGATCACCGGTTTCGTCGTGCAGCCGAACAAGGCGGTGGTCGGTGCGAACGCGTTCGCGCACGCGTCGGGCATCCACCAGGACGGCGTGCTGAAGGCGCGCGACACGTACGAGATCATGCGCGCGGAAGACGTGGGCTGGACCGCGAACAAGATCGTGCTCGGCAAGCTGTCGGGCCGTAACGCATTCAAGCAGCGCCTGCAGGAGCTCGGCGTGTCGCTCGACAGCGAAGCCGAACTGAACGCCGCGTTCATGCGCTTCAAGGACCTGGCCGATCGCAAGTCGGAAATCTTCGACGAGGACATCATCGCGATCGTCTCCGAGGAGTCCGCGCTCGCGCAGGAGCAGGAGCACTACAAGTTCGTGTCGCTGTCGCAGCATTCGGAAACGGGCGAGCAGCCGCACGCGAAGGTCGTGTTCGCGGTCGAAGGCAAGGAAGTGACCGGCGAAGCGCGCGGCAACGGCCCGGTCGACGCGACGCTGAACGCGATCGAGAGCGAAGTCGGCAGCGGTTCCGAACTGCTGCTGTATTCGGTGAACGCGATCACGACCGGTACGCAGGCGCAGGGCGAAGTGACCGTGCGGCTGTCGAAGAGCGGCCGGATCGTCAACGGCGTCGGCACCGATCCGGACATCGTCGCGGCGTCCGCGAAGGCGTACATCGCGGCGCTGAACAAGCTGCACTCGAAGGACGACAAGCTCAACCCGCAGCGCTCGTAA
- the pssA gene encoding CDP-diacylglycerol--serine O-phosphatidyltransferase produces MAAFKPRRPRNGVNQPPRPFRRNKALAPDPAPLESRRAARQRFLRTRGIYLLPNAFTTAALFCGFFAVVQAMNVRFEIAAIAIFVAMVLDGMDGRVARMTHTQSAFGEQFDSLSDMVSFGVAPALVMYEWVLKDLGRWGWLAAFVYCSGAALRLARFNTNIGVVDKRFFQGLPSPAAAALIAGFVWLATDNRVPMKLGWLPWVAFALTIYAGVTMVSNAPFYSGKALDVRHRVPFAAILLVVVAFVLVSSDPPLMLFCLFVLYGLSGYVFWAYMAVRGRANPARSSQRDH; encoded by the coding sequence ATGGCCGCATTCAAACCGCGCCGCCCGCGCAACGGCGTCAACCAGCCGCCGCGCCCGTTCCGCCGCAACAAGGCGCTCGCGCCCGATCCGGCGCCGCTGGAAAGCCGGCGCGCCGCGCGCCAGCGGTTCCTGCGCACGCGCGGCATCTACCTGCTGCCGAACGCGTTCACGACCGCCGCGCTGTTCTGCGGCTTCTTCGCGGTCGTGCAGGCAATGAACGTGCGCTTCGAGATCGCCGCGATCGCGATCTTCGTCGCGATGGTGCTCGACGGGATGGACGGGCGCGTCGCGCGCATGACGCATACGCAGAGCGCGTTCGGCGAGCAGTTCGACAGCCTGTCGGACATGGTGTCGTTCGGCGTCGCGCCGGCGCTCGTGATGTACGAATGGGTGCTGAAGGATCTCGGCCGCTGGGGTTGGCTCGCCGCGTTCGTCTACTGCTCGGGCGCCGCGCTGCGTCTCGCGCGCTTCAACACGAACATCGGCGTGGTCGACAAGCGCTTCTTCCAGGGCCTGCCGAGCCCGGCCGCCGCGGCGCTGATCGCGGGCTTCGTCTGGCTCGCCACCGACAACCGCGTGCCGATGAAGCTCGGCTGGCTGCCGTGGGTCGCGTTCGCGCTGACCATCTACGCGGGCGTGACGATGGTGTCGAACGCGCCGTTCTACAGCGGCAAGGCGCTCGACGTGCGGCATCGCGTGCCGTTCGCGGCGATCCTGCTCGTCGTCGTCGCATTCGTGCTGGTGTCGTCCGACCCGCCGCTGATGTTGTTCTGCCTGTTCGTGCTGTACGGGCTGTCCGGCTACGTGTTCTGGGCCTACATGGCCGTGCGCGGGCGTGCGAACCCCGCGCGCTCGTCGCAGCGCGATCACTGA